In Coregonus clupeaformis isolate EN_2021a chromosome 5, ASM2061545v1, whole genome shotgun sequence, the sequence CAAGATACTCCTCACGAGTTCCCTGGACacacaaaaacatttcattttcaacgcacactcattctccactcccctgtctactggtcgggtgccaagggcagaggactctgcctgcaccaatggggcttctactctggacagagcagacccgcctcctacgcctcgggaaccaatcaagggactagaagaaggaccccttcctttatgttacattgtataaagtaatgctgaaaactctttTTTATCatccttctcaactgtctccataagaggcaattgattggggtccatgcatgtagcttgagcaggaCAAGATCTCTctgttttaataaactgcctttttgcattaagcaaattcctctctgtctagcgtcgatGGTTTGTACTCCCTCTCCTAATTATGCGTTCACCAACAAAGGTcattttttgagctctcctagctgtgctattgacgaactagagcaagcacacttgtagttgttttgtttggaacacagccctgcatccccaccaacacacaattacagttgttgtttacgcaatccaaaaaacggtccattataaatggcaatctgggtcaggtgggcataatttgaaagcttgttctattgccaacatgactagctaagttataaaatacaatCTTATAAAGGAGTTATAAAggagtcatgcgtgcattcagGTGCATGTTCCGCAGCAAATGTTCTTCACAacaaacaaacataggctcattttGTTCAGAACAACCTAGGGTATGAAGCCATATCATCTTATAACAGTACATcgaacatagtgatcataaacactgacactgtatatgatatgagttttatgatatggaaatgtgaagtgcacatttggattcacaggtgtttggcttgcttgtatgacatcaaagtggtatttattataatcctcaacatctcatctttcaaaatacactgctcaaaaaaattaagggaacactaaaataacacatcctagatctgaatgaatgaaataatcttattaaatacttttttctttacatagttgaatgtgctgacaacaaaatcacacaaaaaatatcaatggaaatcaaatgtatcaacccatggaggtctggatttggagtcaccctcaaaattaaagtggaaaaccacactacaggctgatccaactttgatgtaatgtccttaaaacaagtcaaaatgaggctcagtagtgtgtgtggcctccacgtgcctgtatgacctccctacaatgcctgggcatgctcctgatgaggtggcggatggtctcctgagggatctcctcccagacctggactaaagcatccaccaactcctggacagtctgtggtgcaacgtggcgttagtggatggagcgagacatgatgtcccagatgtgctcaattggattcaggtctggggaacgggctggctagtccatagcatcaatgccttcctcttgcaggaactgctgacacactccagccacatgaggtctagcattgtcttgcattaggaggaacccagggccaaccgcaccagcatatggtctcacaagggggtctgaggatctcatctcggtacctaatggcagtcaggctacctctggcgagcacatggaggccccaaagaaatgccaccccacaccatgactgacccaccgccaaaccggtcatgctggaggatgttgcaggcagcagaacgttctccacgggcgtctccagactctgtcacgtctgtcacatgtgctcagtgtgaacctgctttcatctgtgaagagcacagggcgccagtggcaaatttgccaatcttggtgttctctggcaaatgccaaacgtcctgcacggtgttgggcggCGTTaggcacaacccccacctgtggacgtcgggccctcataccaccctcatggagtctgtttctgaccgtttgagcagacacatgcacatttgtggcctgctgaggtcattttgcagggctctggcagtgctcctcctgctcctccttgcacaaaggcggaggtagcagtcctgctgctgggttgttgccttcctacggcctcctccacgtctcctgatgtactggcctgtctcctggcagcgctccatgctctggacactacgctgacagacacagcaaaccttcttgccacagctcgcattgatatgccatcctggatgagctgcactacctgagccacttgtgtgggttgtagactccgtctcatgttaccactagagtgaaagcaccgccagcattcaaaagtgaccaaaacatcagccaggaagcataggaactgagaagtggtctgtggtcaccacctgcagaaccactcctttattgggggtgtcttgctaattgcctataatttccacctgttgtctattccatttgcacaacagcatgtgaaatgtattgtcaatcagtgttgcttcctaagtggacagtttgatttcacagaagtcacattgtgttgtttaagtgttccctttatttttttgagcagtccttgtaatttacagcatttcctcCATTCAGACAACAAAACgtttgcaaaagttgcccaattagcgagagggatgggggcaacttcttgtcacgtgcggtgctcaagttcagaaaagctgtcagtcaaaacccatacagagctgtgaagcggAGACCCTGAGCTCTGACGTAATGTATAGCATgatactgtacagccactgtgttCCAATTCAGGtgcttatcagtgcccaaatctgccattttcaacgcGTATACAGGtatgagtgtaaagggctacaggTGAGAAACAAATAAAGGTATCATCATTTTATTAAACATCAACATAGTGAATGTTACCCATAGATCCAAAGAATCCCTCTGAGTCTCTCATCTCTTCATTCATGCGAGCCATTCGTAGTCTGGAAGACAGTCCCCAAAAAATACAGGACATTAACAAACTACCACAATGCTTCCACTTTTCCTGCATTTCATAGAGTGGATTTACTTACAGGGTCACAATATCGGCATGTGCTGTCTCTATGGCAATGGCGAGTGGGTCCTGCCCCCTCTCGTCAGCTGCATACTGATTGGCTCCCTTCTTTAGAAGTAGACACACTTGCCTGTGAGACACATGAGGCACACATGTTATTCATTTGCACCCACCAAACTGATTTTAACCAATCATAGACTTTGATTTACTATACCCTAAGACAGCAGTGGTTCTCAAAGTGGTACTGCAGGGAGTCAGCGaccagataaaaaataaaaaataaagaataagAAAAGGGGCCAGATACTTGGTTAGTCCGACCATGCATTGCAGAAATCATAGTAAAACTCCTTGCATGCTTTTTTTATTGAATTCTCAAGTAGGAGTTGTGTTTTCCGATTATACATTTGCTATCACAAAAGCGGTCCCCGGCCCCAAAAACTTAGAGAAGCCCTGGCCTAAGACCTGGAAGGACTTCTTCTATTGCTATATGTAGGCCAAGGACTTTACCCTAACCATAAACTCTGGGTCCTAGTTACGGCCACTGTTCCAATAGCATACCACTTAAAAtgaagctacagttgaagtcggaagtttacatacaccttagccaattacatttaacctcagtttttcacaattcatgacatttaatcctagtaaaaattccctgtcttaggtcagttaggatcaccaccttattttaagaatgtgaaatgtcagaataatagtagagagaatgattaatttcagcttttatttatttcatcacattcccagtgggtcagaagtttacatacactcaattagtatttggtagcattgcctttaaattgtttaacttgggtcaaacgtttcaggtagccttccacaagcttcccacaataagttgggtgaattttggcccattcctcctgacagagctggtgtaactgagtcaggtttgtaggcctccttgctcgcacacgctttttcagttctgcccacaaatgttctataggattgaggtcagggctttgtgatggccctccaataccttgactttgttgtccttaagccattttaccacaactttggaagtatacttggggtcattgtccatttggaatacccatttgcgaccaagctttaacttcctgactgatgtcttgagatgttgcttcaatatagccacatcattttccttcctcatgatgccatctattttgtgaagtgcaccagtccctcctgcagcaaagcacccccacagcatgatgctgccacccccgtgcttcatggttgggatggtgttctttggcttgcaagcaaccccctttttcctccaaacataacaatggtcattatggccaaacggttctatttttgtttcatcagaccagaggacattgctccaaaaagtacgatctttgtccccatgtgcagttgcaaaccgtagtctgtcttttttatggtggttttggagcagtggcttcttccttgctgagtggcttttaaggttatgtcgatataggacttgttttactgtggatatagatacttttgtacctgtttcctccagcatcttcacaaggtccattgctgttgttctgagattgattcgcacttttcgcaccaaagtacgttcatctctaggagacagaaagcgcctccttcctgagcggtatgacggctgcgtggtcccttggtgtttatacttgcgtactattgtttgtacagattaacgtggtaccttcaggcgtttggaaattgctcccaaggattaaccagacttatggaggtctacaatttttttcggaggtcttggctgatttcttttgattttcccatgagtaAAGAGGCACTCAGTTtaaaggtaggtcttgaaatacatccacaggtacacctccaattgactcaaattatctcaattagcatatcagaagcttctaaagccatgacatcattttctggaatgttctacgctgtttaaaggcacagtcaacttagtgtatgtaaactgctgacccactggaattgtgatacagtgaattataagtgaaataatctgtacgtaaacaattgttggaaacattacttgtgtcatgcacaaagtagatgtcctaaccaacttgccaaaactatagcttgttaacaagaaatttgtggagtggttgaaaaacgagttttaatgactccaacctaagtgtatgtaaacttccgacttcaactgtatctctatGTGTGTGACCCTCACCCTGTGTGGCCCCAGGTGGCTGCAGTGTGAAGGGCTCCTTGAACAAACTGGTCACGGTAGTTTAGATTGGCTCCATTCTGCAGTAGGAACTCACAGGCCGATAGGGAgccctgcagacagacagaaaagcaTATACATGTAAGACACATGCACAACCCATGTTTACGGCCctgaagtaaaaaaaataaacataaaacaAACTACCTAGTCAGGATAAACTTGGGGGCCTACTATGCTAAAGTATAAATAAAACACAATCTATGTCAAACtgagactcagcgatatgacgttgccacgagcagcactgaACATTTTGCAAATAAGCATGATGCAAGACGATGCACTCAGACAGAGTATCACAGAATATCTGCATATGTGCATGGGTGCACTTCAATAGCTTCAATGTGATAACTGCTGAACCGAAACAGCAGAGAAGTTAAGCCCTCAGATTGAATGTCCTTATATGTTGCGAAAAGCAGCTTGATATTGCTGATTACTTTGTGCATCGCTGACTGTACCTTTAAATCATGCCCACGGCGCTACTCACCCCAAAAGCTGAGCCAATGAGAGCAGTGCGTCCCTCCTCCTCAGCGTGGCTCCAGTTCACCTCTGCCCCCTGCGCCATGCTGATGCCCTGCATTCTCCCTCCCAATCTCTACAGTAACAATAATAGCGTCATTGAAAGACGAATGGACTGAGACTAAATGTAGGAGTAGGACTGATTAAATtcacacaaagacagacacacacacacaaacaacatcaAACCCCATGCGGAGGTGAGTAGTACGATAGGGACCTACGTGTTTCAGGCGAGCTGGCATCCTTTGCAAATCTTTTCTCCACATATTTCTCTTTAATCCATGTCTCTTTctctgggctgagagagagagatagagagagagatagagagaataaaaagagagagagagagagagagagagagagagagagagagagagagagagagagagagagagagagagagagagagagagagagagagagagagagagagagagagagagagagagagagagagagagagagagagagagagaaaatcattATTAAAGCAGGGGACTGCAAACTGTAATGTTTCAAATCGAACATTATAAAGCCCTACTAATGTCTATGTGAAGTCTTTTGAAACACACTCCAGTgttcactcttagaaaaaaagagttacatgtagaaccctgtggaaagggttctatgtcacgccctggctctggggactctaatatgttgagccagggtgtgtatagtctatgtgtgttctaggtttcactttctggttttgtagatctatgttggccagggtggctcccaatcagagacggctgtagctcgttgtctctgattgggagtcatacttaggtagccgtttggcactcattcattgtggtttcttgttcgtatttggtttgtgtatgaccattgactgtcacgtcatcgttttgttgttttgatcgtgtgatcattaatataataaatatgttcgccttcaacgctgcgccttggtcctcctctctcaccgacgatcgtgacagaagaaaccaccaagatttgaccaagcagcgtgtccaggagccatcgccagggagatctctaacagatctccttcgcctctcgactgggtcaagccgagtgaggaagagaagggcttgacattgtggcagaagggcgaaaggctggcgagggacatggagacctggtccacggagtagggaggagagacggccagaaaatttttaggggggctaacgccgtgacgacgggccagcaggagaccgcggcagagcggcccagcggattggcagaggaggccgccaggttacgggggccactggtcgaagagggggtggaaggtgtagaggcacggcgagaggtactggggtgtgttaccagtccggtccggcccattccagatccctgcgtaggaccagtggtgtgtgtccccagtacggtccggcctgttcctgctccccgcaccaagtcagtggtgcgctcgtcagcccggctcggcccgttcctgctccccgcaccaagtcagtggtgcgctcgacAGCCTCGctcgacccgttcctgctcccgcaccaagtcagtggtgtgcttcgccagcccggctcggcccgttctgctcccgcgcaccaagtcagtggtgcgcttcgtcagcccggctcggcccgttcctgctccccgcaccaagtcagtggtgcaccCGACAGCCGGCTCGGCCGGGCTCCTGCTCCCcgccaccaagccagtggtgtgcgtgccAGTCTGGCAcggccgtgcctgttccaccggtggctggtccgcaccggtcagatgcttcaccgccggagctagagcaatccgctccaccaggtgtgcagtccagctccggacagcggggccagaccggaccagggtactttgggggttggagagggagcggggatcagcccgagccggatccgccgcctaagcgagtgcccacccggtccctcccctgtggtggtttggtgggcgcggtcggagtccgcgcctttaggggggggtactgtcacgccctggctctggggactctaatatgttgagccagggtgtgtatagtctatgtgtgttctaggtttctagggtggctcccaatcagagacggctgtagctcgttgtctctgattgggagtcatacttaggtagccgtttggcactcattcattgtggtttcttgttcgtatttggtttgtgtatgaccattgactgtcacgtcatcgttttgttgttttgatcgtgtgatcattaatataataaatatgttcgccttcaacgctgcgccttggtcctcctctctcaccgacgatcgtgacattctacatggaacccaaaagggttcttcaaagggttctcctatggggacagccgaagaacccttttaggttctagatggaACCTTTAAGATTCCAGCTCATTCAGTGTAGCTCTTTAATAATCAATGCCTTTCAATTGATGGAGTAAGTCTCTTTCAATCGGAACATGGGAGaccaatatttttattttatctttatttaactaggcaagtcagttaagaacaaattgttatttacaatgacggcctacaccggccaaacccggacgacactgggccaattgtgcgccgccctatgggacttccaatcacggccggttgtgatacagcctggaatcgaaccgggggtctgtagtgacgcctcaagcactgagatgcagtgtcttagaccactgcgccactcgggatataAGGGGTTTGATAGTGTTGCCAAAGAAcctctgttgcaaaatgtttacTGAGGGCTGCCAGCACTAGGCTTTACTCTGCCCTCTGCTGCACACCTGGACTGGTATATCCCATTGATGACATCATTACCCAGACCACACAGCAGCtgcagagtagaacagagcagaagaGTTAAGAAACAAACCTCATACTTAGGGGCCATGAGTTTTTCCTGACTATGAACTCTGACCAttaaaactctgggccctaggtATAGCCAGCTGGTAATGCAATCAGGAAAAACTCAGGGCTACTACTCATAATTCTAATATTTTACTCAGCTTTAATTGGTAACGTACGTGACAATTCTGCTACAGTACCTTCATCTGTTCGGGATCCCAGGAGTCTAGGGTGAGAGATCGCACTTTGGAGAGATGGACCCCAAGGCTCCTGTTAAAAAAACACAACATTACAGAaacatggtggtcagtaaccccGGTCTTGGGAAGCTCCTGGGGGACTAACAGGACTACAGGGCATGCAGGCTATTGTTCCAgcctagcactaacacacctgattcgaCTAATCAAGGTCTTCGTGAGACCTTGATCTGTTAAATTAGGTGTGAAAGTGCTggactggaacaaaagcctgcatgcCCTGTAGTCCTGTTAGTCCCCCAGGACTATAAACACCACACACTAGCTAGGCAGTACCTGTGGATGCCGGAGCACTCGATGCACATGGTGATACCTAGGTTGACGCTGCCCCAGCGCGGCTCCTCCTCACTGCAGTCGCAGCAGCGGTGGTTCCCCGGACTTTGGAGTgccacaaccagaggaggaggctGTCCTGGCTGTGGGTCTGAGGGGCTCTGTAGGGGCAGAGGGCTTTCTTTGGGCTGGGCACACAAAGAGGCATAGTTAGAATGTATTTGCCTGGAGATTCCTGAATAGGTAAATCGTTACTGTATTGCTGTATGCTGTTTTGTTTAGTTAAATGTGACTTGTTTTGTTTTCtttgtactattttttaaataaaaaatctaaGTGCTCGACAATTGTAGTTGTGTAGTATGAAAAATCTGTTAATGTGTCTGTAAGCCTGTCTGAGTTGTAAATACCTGAGGCTGCTGGGACTCCACTCTCTCGCGGTAGGCCATGTCTATGCTCCCCTGAACGGCAATATTTCCACTGTATCCGAAATCAGCTGCGATGTTTGCACTGTTAAATCTTCAATTTCAAAGCTAAAACTTCATGATGATATCATTGACATAGTTTTTATTATCTCACAGATAAAGCGTCATGGACAGAAATTTTAACAACCTTTGGTGGAAAATTTGAGAAAAAATGTAAATACAACAAAATACATAGAAGTTAAAACTGCTTAGCTACGTTTGAACAGAAAACAGCTCAAAACTGAAGCGGCGGTCAATGCTGTCCAGAGACTTCACCGCACACAGCCTGAGGTCATCAAACAGCGACACAGGCTCCTCCTACAGGAAGACAACTGTCAATCACAACTATTCAAGGACACAAAAATGTCAGTAATAAAATTCTGCAGTACAACTATAATAAATGATTGCTCAAAAGAccaaataaatacatacataaaCTGTCCTACCTTATGTGACTTTGTGTACACCAATTGGTTGTCTTTAATGGAGAACCAGCATCCAAAGCAAGATTTGAGATTTAGTGACGTGTTGAATACAAGGCAGTAATTAACTGCCATTGTGTGACATAAGTTGTAAGGTATCACAGTAAAGAATCTGTGTTTCTCTCGCTCACCTCTTCCATGTCTTGTTCTTTCTCCGAGATATTTTGAAGAGGTAGCCCTGTATGGTTTCCCCACCATCAGGACAGGAACTTAGTATGGGCTCCCCTGAGGCATCctggacacaaacacaaaacacacacttaGTGTTAGTTAAGTGATAATCCTTCAGCAACTGTGACCATCTGGCATCTGATGATAACACTCACTCTCTGCTGGACCAGTAGGTGGGTATTCTCCAGGTCCTTTCTTTTAGCTGTACATTCAGTCGAGAGTTGGGCAAGCTGTCAAAAGGCATATGATCAAAAATCTAATCTCAATGAACAAGTAAACATTGATATTGGCAGCCGCATTCTGAACTATATACTCCCTGAGTGgcaggcacgtgcacagatagggCACAACCAGTGCCCGAGCACCTGCCCTTTTGCCCTCCTCTGAAAGATTGTCCTcagattgattttattttatgaaTTACTTTTTAATTGTATTTTGAGTCTCTTTTCAATGTTTTAATTTTAAATATTACAAATTGCACATCAAACTAGCTAATTTCATTAACTCTTGAATCTTAGAAAAATCCCCCTCCACACCCTCTAGCTCAAAGCGTGCACGTCTGACTTCTGCATGCAGTCAGTGGCTACTGGCACCGGACGGAGAGttaatcctttgttgttgttgagaacGTGCCCCCCCCCAAAGCTCTGTGCACAGCCCTGCTGAATGGCTCACACCTTGTTGGCTATATGTTACAGAAGCCGACGAAAAGGATTAGGGGTACGGCCTTGCtatagactagcatcctgtccaggggttGTACTTGtatatcaagctgcctcacgctataGAAACAGGAGATTATGGCCTATGGGCCATTCCGGCTCAGATCAGgctatttttattttgttttttacaGTCAAACCAGGTATTTTTAGCtacagagtttttcctggtcaggtcgtGTGGTCAGTAAAAACTCCTGTCCCTAGTTTAGTGACTTTATCTCAACTAATAATCACATGGTCACGTCTTTCACTGTAGTCTCACCTGTGCGTCCATGGACTTCGTAGTGTGCTCCAGGTCTCTCAGCAAGTCAAAGCCTTGGTGGAAGAAGGTGTACTGGGCATGAAAGtaggagaacacctgaaacaaacAATGTAGGGATGATCAACCAATTCTTCATCTTCAGTTTCAATATGACATGCCCACTCTCCACTACTCTTCACAATTCACGTTTTAATTATTTATTGTCATTCATTTCACTGTGTGCACCTGGGTATTTAACTACGTTTGCATTTAAGATCACCCACTACAGCTTAGGAACTGAGACTCACAGAATTTAGGATGTCCAGCTTCTGCTGGGCCTTGAAGTTATTCAGCTGCAAGAAGAGCAATGGTTAAAAGGACAAATTAACAATAACAATGCAAGCCACAATCTAAAAATCGGTTAAAACTTTACAAAATGAATTTCAAAACATTGAACGTATTAATATGACCTCACCAATCGCTGAAGAAACAAAAATGAATCTACGCTGCCTTAACTACGTTAACTCTGGGTTGTGtttattaggcaccaaacagaagaaaacggactgaaataAGGAGGGACTTCCTTCACttatccaataagaaacgctcatattttgttttctgttgcaattattattattttaattccgccttaatgaacacgacccaggcctCATCCTTGTCATTAATAGCCATCCTCAAATGTACGTTTGCTACTGTCTAGCCATGTCATGGGTTGTCTGGTTATGCACTGGCCTGTTTATGATGACATACAGTTTCTGTTCCTGCTCTGTTAGACCTACCTAAACGTGTTCTCTCACCTGCTTACTCAAACCTTAAACAAATAAACCCCTCCCGCTATTCCAGGATGTCTTTGCCAGTGAGTCCTTTGTCATCTGAGTTCTCTGCTAAATAGTCTCTGCTGGGAATGCCCTACTTCAGCAGCCATCATCTGCTCTCTGAGGAATCACACATTCATTCAATTTCCAATCTGGCCTTCATACCATCAtcgccacctaatcatccccagctacCAATTGGCTccttcatcccctctcctcccccctgtaCTATTCCCTAGGCCATtgatgtaaatgagaatgtgttctcagtaaacttacctggtaaaataagggtaaaataaaaacaCTCACGTCTGAGTGTACTTTACACTATGATCAGAATGAAAAGAATAATCTAAGTAAGAATTACCTGAGTGCTACTGTTTGGGAATACACGTATTTGCCTGAAttgtttaatattaatagttaacaattaatatgcttaacaatagtagagacatttcttaactatcaatgctgtgcttttcaTAAGGAGGGtcccctctagctccctgcagctggtctgggtatatCAAGGACATGGGATGGAGATTAAACTTcaggaacagatagacctgtattgtttcTCGTTGCTTCAGAGTAACCCGGGGGGAAGGGGGGAAGGGGGGCGTACTTGTATAAAAAGCAGAGATTGTTTTAAGACACTTTGTAGAACTTATGAGGAGCCATCCAAATCCTGTGTGACTCTGTATACACTTCTAcctgcaattgcataactaaagatattttatatatacactCAGAAGTcgttgtctgtgtcattttctGAAGCTTAAGgtttgtttaagaataagagaatatcagcactgtgcaaagaaTCCTCTACATTTTGGCGAGTTTGCCAGGAGTGAATGACCACCCGCTGTTGGAGTGAGCGTCAACCCACTGTGCCGCGCAACTAATTACTAAAGGTAAGCAGACGCCTGTTATATCTAAAGTCTGTAATTTGAACAAAGCACTGTGTGGTTGATGACTCATtctgacacatacagtggggaaaaaaagtatttagtgcaAGTTTGTGCAagtccaattgtgcaagttctcccacttaaaaagatgagagaggcctgtaattttcatcataggtacacgtcaactatgacagacaaattgagaatgtattttctccagaaaatcacattgtaggattttttattaatttatttgcaaattatggtggaaaataagtatttggtcacctacaaacaagcaagatttctggctctcacagacctgtaacttcttctttaagaggctcctctgtcctccactcgttacctgtattaatg encodes:
- the LOC121567075 gene encoding arf-GAP with coiled-coil, ANK repeat and PH domain-containing protein 2-like; protein product: MWRKDLQRMPARLKHRLGGRMQGISMAQGAEVNWSHAEEEGRTALIGSAFGGSLSACEFLLQNGANLNYRDQFVQGALHTAATWGHTGQVCLLLKKGANQYAADERGQDPLAIAIETAHADIVTLLRMARMNEEMRDSEGFFGSMGDHVTFQDIFRDFSDMASHDPERLTRRQFSRSGEEEEQDKRMVNDQHKAEKEEEET